A genomic window from Candidatus Thiocaldithrix dubininis includes:
- a CDS encoding response regulator transcription factor: MRLLLVEDDVQLSTDLQARLKQAGFAVDTADNGIDAEFLGNETPYAAIILDLGLPLRNGLEVLNHWRQQGNQVPVIILTARDAWYERVDGFKAGADDYLGKPFHFEELLMRLQALLRRHYQTHAHAQILYCGGLQLNEALQQITTEQGITHDLTGTEFRLLRYFMLHPGHILTKSRLTEQVYANDADKDSNVIEVYVRHLRRLVGEARIQTRRGQGYIFIEQLTT; the protein is encoded by the coding sequence ATGCGCTTATTGTTAGTGGAAGATGATGTGCAACTGAGCACAGATTTACAAGCCCGCTTAAAGCAAGCCGGATTTGCAGTGGACACGGCGGATAATGGCATTGATGCTGAGTTTTTAGGAAATGAAACACCCTACGCCGCCATTATATTGGATTTAGGTTTACCGCTGCGCAACGGCTTGGAGGTACTGAATCATTGGCGGCAACAGGGTAACCAAGTTCCTGTGATTATCCTGACCGCCCGTGATGCGTGGTATGAGCGCGTGGATGGTTTTAAAGCGGGCGCAGATGATTATTTAGGCAAACCGTTTCACTTTGAAGAACTGTTAATGCGCTTACAAGCTTTACTACGTCGGCATTATCAAACCCATGCGCATGCACAAATTTTGTATTGTGGTGGTTTACAATTAAACGAGGCATTACAACAAATTACAACCGAACAGGGGATCACCCACGATTTAACCGGCACAGAATTTCGCTTGTTACGTTATTTTATGTTGCATCCGGGGCATATTCTGACCAAATCGCGCCTTACCGAACAGGTTTACGCAAATGATGCGGATAAAGACAGCAATGTGATTGAAGTGTATGTACGCCACTTGCGGCGTTTAGTCGGTGAAGCACGCATTCAAACGCGACGCGGGCAAGGCTATATTTTTATTGAACAGTTAACGACCTAA